CACCGGGGCCATTTTGATCGCCTCGGGACGGGTTCCTATTACGCATGCTATTTTTTTCTTCATGAGTGAAACAGCTCCGTCTTTCATGGTGTTGGCCGCCTTTCTCTTCCGGATTTCAGGAAGAGAATGCATCAGGAGAGCCGGGCGGTGAAAAGAAATACTCCTGAACCGACGACAAGGCACTGTATAAAGGTAAGAAGAATCACCGTCCAAAAGGGGCTGATCCCCCTGTCGAGGAGACGGTGGTGTATGTGCCCCCTGTCAGGGAGGAAGGGGGATCTTCCTTTCCAGACCCTGCGCAATATGGCGAACAGCGTATCCGCCACGGGAACCCCCCCTGCGAGAAGGAGAAGGAAGGGAAGTTCGATCACCCCTACCGCTCCAAGCCTTGGGGCAACAGTATAAATGAAAAAGCACGAAAAAAGGTATCCGAGAAGGGTCGTCCCGCCGTCTCCGAGAAAGGTCCTTGCCTTCGGAAAATTCCAATACAGAACTCCCCCTGCAAGGGCGGCAAGGGAGAGAAAAACAGTGGTGTTTCCGAGGGGTGAGGAGAGAAGACACGCTGAAATGAACATGAGCAGGCAGAGCCCGTTGGCACCGTCGATCAGGTTATAGGCATTGGTCATTCCCGTAATCCAGAAAAGACATACGGCAACGTGGGCCGGGGGCAGGCTCACAGGTACGAAGAAGATAACCGCCGCAAAAAGATGCACACCGAGTCTCACCAGGGGGGCAATGCTCTTCATATCGTCTCTGTATCCGCTGAGGAAGACCATGGTGCTTCCCGTGCCGATAAACCTGACGACCGGGTGCTCTCCGGCGGCGAAAAGGCACCAGAGAAGGAACCCTAGCCAGAGGACGATACCTGCCCCCCTGGGAGTAACCGATGTATGAATCTTCCGCTCCCCGGGATGGTCGACAATGCGGTAACGGTTCGCCAGGCTTATGGAAAGGGGCGTGACACAGAGTCCCCAAAGGAGGAGCAGCGGTGCTGCGACAAAAAAATTTTTCAGTGCGAATTCCACGAGGATAGCCTATTTCGTGCCGAAAAGCCTGTCTCCAGCATCGCCCAGGCCGGGGACTATATAGCCGTGGTCGTTCAGGTGGCTG
Above is a window of Aminivibrio sp. DNA encoding:
- a CDS encoding glycosyltransferase family 4 protein, yielding MEFALKNFFVAAPLLLLWGLCVTPLSISLANRYRIVDHPGERKIHTSVTPRGAGIVLWLGFLLWCLFAAGEHPVVRFIGTGSTMVFLSGYRDDMKSIAPLVRLGVHLFAAVIFFVPVSLPPAHVAVCLFWITGMTNAYNLIDGANGLCLLMFISACLLSSPLGNTTVFLSLAALAGGVLYWNFPKARTFLGDGGTTLLGYLFSCFFIYTVAPRLGAVGVIELPFLLLLAGGVPVADTLFAILRRVWKGRSPFLPDRGHIHHRLLDRGISPFWTVILLTFIQCLVVGSGVFLFTARLS